In Flagellatimonas centrodinii, a single window of DNA contains:
- a CDS encoding hybrid sensor histidine kinase/response regulator, whose protein sequence is MSAIPAVVPATSLLRACAEFEAGLGRVRKAIEQFADQDKPIEVLDPAATELGELRQIAGVLQFPGLALALEAMCTTLDHLRNGRAGDIEAAASALLGGCVQLGDYVEVVSGGRDDCVLVLQPLINELRLAAGQPLATESVLFVAQMAASGLSLPFTPPASTGESLAQLQARKLLPLFQAALLAHVKGQVDADVGLGRMGRVAEQIAVSTREPALHQLWRVFAAVIEALLGQGMDDAIELKRLMGACGQQLKLLAAAGESAAQAQVGNLSLQLLFFIGRSRAQGPRVQVLRRAFRLAAFLPPDAQLQELRSRLHGPNTALLNRVAEELHNDFRDVEDAVDLMVRTQQFGEHPAVAKRLRRLGSTLSTLGLTTLALAMNNQAAALEALPESPEDGPWMELATALLRCEHSLDQALFRQLHASHRPGEEAANEERIPHGEDLRRGRRALLRESLIDLARFKNLFDGLMRDPELSSRSDALRLLHEVTAALDVLGAARAVGLMAPLTAMLEPDTLQQLQRQPLLVDRFADAVTALDLLLEALRDDLHDVTARLEDFNRFVTALAPSGATEPVAAPVATPAPVTPAAPLADAADPEIRDIFLEEAEEVSATLAAAAARWGRQPDTGDTLVTIRRAFHTLKGSGRMAGAAWIGEFGWAVEHLLNQCLDGALEISPSIIDLVERAQVMLPDLIERFRTDQPPPALLEALIADARHLADGNERLETETVTVFRDDAVEKLDAVQQWLDGARYAQVPEDVVRAFHTLRGSASVAGVPAIAEISTVAESWLGALKGAELVPDDASHGLLIELLPVLQTWVGEAGTAAAAQQDPADWLERMRALQDALPAAATVSAADRELADIFSMEALTLVNRLEEQVAAWAQAPDRNGPAETIDKQLHTLAGAADMAKAATFAALTRALMERLRQRPAASLPGDRFFGDLKGIVEGFYQQLDAFRDGQLTAEAPVLMAQIERLDVLAERPLGEPEPLQPAALNPTSDTAVAPAPPTLPDIEGAEAPPAPVPAPPEDSVDVSSSFDDLVEPAGLIAAEADEGGGEIVEPVRSAESDASTTASDGADDVETAAEVDREAAFDAELQEIFIGEARELLEALDTVAQRWAREPSSAENMAEVKRILHTLKGSARVAGLTDLGAIAHHLESQLIELQGQAVPASVFARLSLVTDQLHGVLDALAAGDVVDTESVMADADLLQALPMVKPLTAMSSPPPSPDLAPTPTPAPRVMKASEVADTELLDIFAAEAAELMESIDAAMARWRQQPHESAPRRDVQRALHTLKGGARMSGWREMGDLAHGLETRLEALDDLPDMAATETLLQTVSGDVEQLHAQLDSLRAPVSRTAAVEAPAPIPTAAPEVVEPAPAPDTIVASPVANPGTWDPLLFWHPEDEQSGLAALRRETARVPVERLDGMLNEVGEISIYRSRLEEQVAGLGMQLSEMVQAIGRMRDQLRELGAETDAQINARGLVDTAPEQDRYAGDFDPLEMDRYTRMQELSRALSESVGDLGALHDSMDGLVSESESLLLQQGRISTEVQQHLMGTLMVPFGRQITRLERVVRNAAQETGKQVTLIVEGDEAELDRNVLERMTAPLEHLLRNAVVHGIEAPEQREAVGKPALGTVRIRLQREGSQLLLDLSDDGRGLDHDAIRETAIRRGLMHAEAVVTGDDLTAFIFEPGFSTARELTQDAGRGIGMDVVASEVKQLGGTLAVEARPGAGARFQVRLPLTLAISQALMVGVSGELYALPLGSIEGIVRIASEALDNHLREGGTPYLYGGQAYRVRYLGDYLGMARPNREASRTVHAVLIRTPEGPGAEARHTAMVVDQLLGNREIVSKAVGPLVSSVNGISSATILADGRVVLILDAPALVQARARRARVAQVLQSQDVDLRPLVLVVDDSITIRRVTERLLGRNGYRVATAKDGLDAMAQLQTLAPVAILLDIEMPRADGFEVATFIRNSERIRNVPIIMITSRSGEKHRARAQDIGVDRYLIKPYQEEQLMTELQDVLKDRGA, encoded by the coding sequence ATGAGCGCCATCCCGGCTGTCGTCCCCGCGACCAGTCTGCTGCGCGCCTGCGCCGAGTTCGAGGCCGGCCTCGGGCGGGTACGCAAGGCGATCGAACAGTTCGCCGATCAGGACAAGCCGATCGAAGTCCTCGACCCGGCTGCGACCGAACTCGGCGAGCTGCGGCAGATTGCCGGTGTCTTGCAGTTCCCGGGGCTGGCGCTTGCGTTGGAGGCGATGTGCACCACGCTCGATCACCTGCGAAATGGCCGTGCGGGCGACATCGAAGCGGCCGCGTCGGCGCTACTCGGCGGTTGCGTGCAACTTGGCGACTATGTGGAGGTGGTGAGCGGCGGCCGTGATGACTGCGTGCTGGTGCTGCAGCCCCTGATCAACGAACTCCGCCTCGCGGCCGGCCAGCCGCTGGCGACCGAGTCGGTCCTGTTTGTCGCCCAGATGGCGGCGAGCGGTCTGAGCCTTCCGTTTACGCCGCCGGCGTCGACCGGCGAGTCCCTGGCGCAACTTCAGGCCCGCAAGCTGTTGCCGCTGTTCCAGGCAGCGCTGCTGGCGCACGTCAAAGGGCAGGTCGATGCTGACGTTGGCCTTGGCCGGATGGGGCGGGTGGCCGAACAGATTGCCGTGTCCACCCGCGAACCGGCGTTACATCAGTTGTGGCGGGTATTCGCAGCAGTGATCGAGGCACTGCTTGGGCAGGGTATGGATGACGCCATCGAGCTCAAACGGCTGATGGGCGCCTGTGGCCAGCAACTGAAGCTGTTGGCCGCCGCCGGCGAGTCGGCGGCGCAGGCCCAGGTCGGCAACCTGTCACTGCAATTGCTGTTCTTCATCGGTCGTTCGCGGGCACAAGGCCCTCGGGTCCAGGTGCTGCGGCGCGCGTTCCGGCTGGCGGCGTTCCTGCCGCCGGATGCGCAGCTGCAGGAACTTCGCTCGCGCTTGCACGGCCCCAATACCGCCCTGCTCAACCGTGTCGCCGAAGAACTGCACAACGATTTTCGCGATGTCGAGGATGCGGTCGACCTGATGGTGCGGACGCAGCAGTTTGGCGAGCACCCCGCGGTCGCGAAGCGCCTGCGGCGCCTGGGGTCGACCCTTTCCACGCTCGGCCTGACCACCCTGGCCCTGGCCATGAACAACCAGGCGGCTGCGCTGGAGGCGCTGCCGGAATCGCCTGAGGACGGCCCGTGGATGGAGCTGGCGACTGCCTTGCTGCGCTGCGAGCACAGCCTTGACCAAGCCCTGTTTCGGCAGCTGCACGCCAGTCATCGCCCCGGCGAGGAGGCTGCCAACGAGGAGCGGATCCCGCATGGAGAAGACCTGCGTCGCGGGCGTCGAGCGCTGCTGCGCGAATCGCTGATCGATCTGGCGCGATTCAAGAACCTGTTCGACGGGCTCATGCGAGACCCGGAGCTGTCGTCGCGCAGCGATGCTCTGCGGCTGCTGCATGAAGTGACCGCCGCGCTTGATGTGCTCGGCGCCGCGCGTGCGGTCGGGCTGATGGCCCCGCTCACCGCCATGCTCGAGCCGGATACGCTGCAGCAGTTGCAACGGCAACCGCTGCTGGTGGATCGATTTGCCGATGCTGTGACAGCCCTCGATCTTCTGCTCGAAGCCTTGCGGGATGATCTCCACGACGTCACCGCGCGGCTCGAAGACTTCAACCGGTTCGTTACCGCGCTGGCGCCGTCGGGAGCGACGGAGCCGGTCGCAGCGCCGGTGGCGACTCCGGCGCCGGTGACGCCCGCCGCACCGCTGGCCGATGCCGCCGATCCCGAGATTCGCGACATCTTCCTGGAAGAGGCCGAGGAGGTCAGCGCGACACTCGCCGCCGCCGCCGCCCGTTGGGGCAGGCAGCCGGATACCGGCGATACCCTCGTCACCATCCGGCGGGCCTTCCACACGCTCAAGGGGTCCGGCCGCATGGCCGGTGCCGCCTGGATCGGCGAATTCGGCTGGGCGGTCGAGCACTTGCTCAATCAATGTCTCGATGGCGCGCTGGAGATATCGCCCTCGATCATCGACCTTGTTGAACGCGCGCAAGTGATGTTGCCGGATCTGATCGAGCGCTTCCGCACCGATCAGCCGCCCCCGGCATTGCTGGAAGCGCTGATTGCGGACGCTCGCCACCTCGCCGATGGCAATGAGCGGCTGGAAACCGAAACCGTCACGGTGTTCCGTGACGATGCGGTCGAGAAGCTGGATGCCGTGCAGCAGTGGCTCGATGGTGCACGCTATGCCCAGGTGCCCGAAGACGTGGTGAGGGCCTTCCACACCCTGCGAGGGTCGGCGTCAGTCGCCGGGGTGCCGGCGATCGCGGAAATCAGCACGGTTGCCGAGAGCTGGCTGGGAGCGCTCAAAGGCGCCGAGCTGGTTCCTGATGACGCTTCGCATGGCCTGCTGATCGAGCTGCTGCCGGTCTTGCAGACCTGGGTCGGCGAAGCCGGGACCGCCGCTGCTGCCCAGCAGGATCCAGCTGATTGGCTCGAGCGTATGCGCGCATTGCAGGATGCCCTGCCTGCCGCGGCCACCGTCAGCGCCGCTGATCGCGAGTTGGCCGACATCTTCTCGATGGAAGCGCTCACCCTGGTCAATCGACTCGAAGAGCAGGTCGCGGCCTGGGCCCAGGCGCCGGACCGCAACGGCCCGGCCGAGACCATCGACAAGCAGCTGCACACCCTCGCCGGTGCTGCCGACATGGCCAAGGCCGCAACATTCGCCGCCCTGACGCGCGCCCTGATGGAGCGGCTGCGCCAACGGCCGGCGGCATCGCTTCCCGGTGACCGCTTTTTCGGAGATCTCAAGGGCATCGTCGAGGGCTTCTATCAGCAGCTGGATGCATTCCGCGACGGTCAGCTGACGGCCGAAGCGCCGGTATTGATGGCGCAGATTGAGAGGCTCGACGTGTTGGCTGAACGGCCGCTCGGGGAACCAGAGCCGCTGCAGCCGGCTGCCCTCAATCCCACGTCCGACACGGCAGTGGCACCGGCGCCGCCGACGTTGCCCGACATTGAGGGCGCCGAGGCGCCACCGGCCCCGGTGCCCGCCCCGCCTGAGGACTCCGTCGATGTGTCCTCCAGCTTCGATGACCTGGTGGAACCCGCCGGATTGATCGCCGCTGAGGCAGACGAGGGCGGGGGCGAGATCGTGGAGCCGGTGCGGTCGGCCGAATCCGACGCGTCGACCACCGCCAGTGACGGTGCAGACGACGTCGAGACTGCCGCCGAGGTTGACCGCGAGGCCGCCTTTGACGCCGAACTCCAGGAGATCTTCATTGGCGAGGCACGGGAGCTACTGGAAGCCCTCGACACCGTCGCCCAGCGTTGGGCACGCGAACCCTCGAGTGCCGAGAACATGGCCGAGGTCAAGCGCATCCTGCACACGCTGAAAGGCAGTGCGCGTGTCGCCGGGCTGACCGACCTCGGCGCCATCGCCCACCACCTGGAATCACAGCTCATCGAGCTTCAGGGACAGGCCGTACCTGCGTCGGTGTTTGCGCGCCTGAGCCTGGTGACGGATCAACTGCATGGCGTCCTCGATGCGCTGGCAGCCGGTGATGTGGTCGACACCGAATCGGTGATGGCGGACGCTGATCTTCTGCAGGCGCTGCCGATGGTCAAGCCGCTAACGGCGATGTCGTCACCCCCGCCATCTCCAGACCTGGCGCCAACGCCAACGCCGGCGCCTCGGGTGATGAAGGCGTCCGAGGTTGCTGATACCGAGCTGCTGGACATCTTCGCAGCGGAAGCCGCAGAGCTGATGGAAAGCATCGATGCGGCCATGGCGCGCTGGCGCCAGCAGCCCCACGAAAGTGCGCCGCGTCGCGACGTTCAACGTGCCTTGCATACGCTCAAGGGCGGTGCGCGAATGTCCGGTTGGCGAGAAATGGGGGACCTCGCGCACGGCCTCGAAACACGACTCGAAGCCCTCGATGATCTGCCGGACATGGCGGCTACCGAGACCTTGTTGCAGACGGTTTCGGGCGATGTCGAGCAGCTCCATGCCCAGCTCGACAGTCTGCGCGCGCCGGTCAGCCGGACCGCCGCTGTTGAAGCGCCGGCTCCAATCCCGACCGCGGCTCCGGAGGTCGTCGAACCAGCACCCGCGCCGGATACCATCGTCGCAAGCCCGGTGGCCAACCCCGGCACCTGGGACCCGCTGCTGTTCTGGCACCCGGAAGACGAGCAGTCCGGTCTTGCTGCCCTGCGGCGCGAAACCGCCCGTGTGCCGGTGGAACGGCTAGACGGCATGCTCAATGAGGTCGGCGAGATCTCGATCTATCGATCACGGCTGGAAGAGCAGGTTGCCGGACTCGGCATGCAGTTGTCGGAAATGGTGCAGGCGATCGGCCGCATGCGTGACCAGTTGCGTGAGCTCGGCGCCGAGACCGATGCTCAGATCAACGCCCGCGGCCTGGTCGACACGGCACCCGAGCAGGATCGCTACGCCGGCGACTTCGATCCCCTGGAGATGGACCGGTACACGCGCATGCAGGAGCTGTCGCGCGCGCTGTCGGAGTCGGTGGGTGACCTCGGCGCGTTGCACGACAGCATGGATGGACTGGTCTCCGAGAGCGAGTCACTGCTGCTGCAGCAGGGGCGCATCAGCACCGAGGTGCAGCAACACCTGATGGGGACCTTGATGGTGCCCTTCGGCCGCCAGATCACACGCCTTGAGCGGGTGGTGCGCAATGCCGCACAGGAAACCGGCAAGCAGGTCACCCTGATTGTCGAGGGGGATGAGGCGGAACTGGATCGCAACGTGCTTGAACGCATGACGGCGCCACTGGAACATCTGCTTCGCAATGCCGTGGTTCACGGAATCGAGGCGCCCGAACAACGTGAGGCCGTGGGCAAGCCGGCGCTGGGGACGGTCCGCATCCGCCTGCAGCGTGAAGGCAGTCAGCTGCTGCTCGACCTGTCCGACGACGGCCGTGGTCTTGATCATGACGCCATCCGCGAGACCGCGATTCGCCGCGGGCTGATGCATGCCGAGGCTGTGGTTACCGGCGATGATCTCACTGCGTTCATTTTTGAACCGGGCTTCTCGACCGCACGAGAGCTGACACAGGACGCCGGACGTGGGATCGGCATGGATGTGGTTGCCTCAGAGGTCAAACAGCTCGGTGGCACCTTGGCCGTGGAGGCGCGTCCGGGCGCCGGAGCCCGATTCCAGGTCCGACTGCCCCTGACCCTGGCCATTTCGCAAGCGTTGATGGTCGGGGTGAGCGGCGAGCTCTACGCGCTCCCGTTGGGCAGCATCGAAGGGATTGTCCGCATCGCCTCGGAAGCACTCGACAACCATCTGCGGGAAGGCGGCACGCCTTACCTATACGGCGGTCAGGCGTATCGCGTTCGGTATCTCGGTGACTACCTGGGTATGGCCCGGCCCAACCGGGAGGCCAGCCGGACCGTCCATGCCGTGTTGATTCGCACGCCCGAGGGGCCGGGGGCCGAGGCGCGGCACACCGCGATGGTGGTGGATCAACTGCTCGGCAACCGTGAAATCGTCTCCAAGGCTGTGGGGCCGCTGGTCAGCTCCGTCAACGGCATCAGCAGTGCGACCATCCTCGCCGATGGGCGGGTGGTGCTGATTCTCGATGCCCCGGCATTGGTGCAGGCGCGGGCGCGACGGGCTCGGGTGGCGCAAGTGTTGCAATCGCAGGATGTCGATCTGCGTCCGCTGGTGCTGGTGGTCGATGACTCCATCACCATCCGTCGTGTCACCGAACGTCTGCTCGGCCGCAATGGCTACCGGGTGGCCACCGCCAAGGATGGTCTCGATGCCATGGCCCAGCTACAGACGCTGGCACCGGTGGCGATTCTTCTCGATATCGAAATGCCACGTGCCGATGGTTTCGAGGTGGCGACATTCATCCGCAACAGCGAGCGCATTCGCAACGTGCCGATCATCATGATCACCTCCCGTTCCGGTGAAAAACACCGGGCGCGAGCGCAGGACATCGGGGTCGATCGCTATCTCATCAAGCCCTACCAGGAAGAGCAGCTGATGACTGAACTCCAGGATGTGCTCAAGGATCGCGGCGCATGA
- a CDS encoding sodium-dependent transporter, with protein MTVREHWGSRFGFVMAAAGSAVGLGNIWRFPYVTGDNGGGAFLVIYLAIVLGFGLSLLMAEMLLGRTAQRNPVGAFRQLGGRAWPLVGYLGVLTGFVILSFYIVVAGWTLAYIGQMARGLLHSRDPDVLGAAFGQFVADPWQPLLYAAVFMALVAWVVTGGISRGIERANRWLMPILFVLLLVLVLRALTLPGAGAGLAFYLTPDWSRVNAGTYFAAISQVFFSFSIGMGTMLTYGSYLSSRENLPRAALTVGVLDCLAAFLSGLMVLPAVFAFGFSPSAGPGLTFITLPAVFAALPGGDLFGVLFFTLLAIAALTSAVSILEPLVSYFIDEHEVSRARVVAVASVVCFLLAVPASLSFGPWSDITVFGMTWFDLMDFLANNLMLPVGGLMTALFVGWAWGRPALKALSNDGDLPQPWAGVWLWVLRVVAPIAIVWILVTNLS; from the coding sequence ATGACCGTTCGCGAGCATTGGGGAAGCCGTTTCGGTTTCGTGATGGCTGCCGCCGGTTCTGCGGTGGGTCTGGGCAACATCTGGCGGTTCCCCTACGTCACCGGCGATAACGGCGGTGGCGCGTTCCTGGTGATCTACCTTGCCATCGTGCTCGGTTTCGGCCTGTCACTGCTAATGGCGGAGATGCTGTTGGGCCGGACAGCACAGCGCAATCCGGTCGGCGCGTTCCGACAACTCGGCGGCCGGGCATGGCCACTGGTGGGCTACCTCGGGGTGCTGACCGGCTTCGTGATCCTGTCCTTCTACATCGTGGTCGCCGGCTGGACTCTGGCCTATATCGGTCAGATGGCGAGAGGCCTGCTGCACAGCCGCGACCCAGATGTGCTGGGCGCAGCATTCGGACAGTTCGTCGCCGACCCCTGGCAGCCACTGCTCTATGCCGCGGTCTTCATGGCACTTGTGGCGTGGGTGGTCACCGGCGGGATCAGCCGCGGCATTGAACGTGCCAACCGGTGGCTGATGCCGATCCTGTTCGTGCTGTTGCTGGTACTCGTGCTGCGTGCACTGACCCTCCCCGGCGCCGGCGCCGGCCTGGCGTTCTACCTCACCCCCGACTGGTCGCGGGTAAACGCAGGCACTTATTTTGCTGCGATTTCACAAGTGTTCTTCTCCTTCTCTATTGGCATGGGCACGATGCTCACCTACGGCTCCTACCTGTCGTCCCGCGAAAACCTGCCGCGGGCAGCCCTCACCGTGGGCGTGCTGGACTGCCTCGCTGCGTTTCTGTCCGGGCTGATGGTGTTGCCGGCCGTGTTCGCCTTCGGCTTTTCCCCAAGTGCCGGCCCCGGTCTGACCTTCATCACCCTCCCCGCCGTGTTCGCGGCACTGCCGGGCGGCGACCTCTTCGGCGTGTTGTTCTTTACGCTGCTGGCGATTGCCGCGCTGACTTCGGCAGTGTCGATTCTTGAACCCCTGGTCTCCTACTTCATCGACGAACACGAGGTATCGCGGGCGCGCGTGGTGGCCGTGGCCTCCGTCGTCTGCTTCCTGCTGGCCGTTCCGGCGTCGTTGTCATTCGGCCCCTGGTCAGACATCACCGTCTTCGGGATGACCTGGTTCGACCTGATGGATTTCCTCGCCAACAATCTGATGCTGCCGGTCGGCGGCCTGATGACGGCCCTGTTCGTCGGCTGGGCCTGGGGGCGCCCAGCCCTGAAGGCGCTATCCAATGACGGTGACCTGCCTCAACCCTGGGCCGGCGTCTGGCTCTGGGTGTTGCGGGTGGTGGCGCCGATCGCCATCGTCTGGATTCTGGTCACCAACCTTTCCTGA
- the gshA gene encoding glutamate--cysteine ligase, with product MQNPVPRLATAHTGPLLSLETRLLERTADIEAWFRRQWVETPPPFYSSVDLRNAGYKLAPVDTNLFPGGFNNLNATFEPLCVQALKTALLRVCPSAQGLILVPENHTRNKFYMENVATLFSLIQKAGYRVHLGSLLPDLSEPREITLELSGRKLLLEPLVRDGDQVRVGDFTPCAVLLNNDLSAGVPPILQNLRQDVLPPVGLGWHARKKSQHFGFYRETARELAAVLDIDPWLIDPMFRNCGQINFMKREGEECLVSNVELMLNDLRAKYREYEIPHEPFVIIKSDAGTYGMGVMTARSADDVREMNRRARSHMASAKDGSDVTGAIIQEGVPTFERVGAEQAAAEPVVYMIDQFVVGGFYRLNSQRGNDENLNAPGMRFEQLAFDECCGHPDLAAAPDAQPNRFYAYGVIARLAALAAAREVTAVTSMSATAAAA from the coding sequence ATGCAAAACCCCGTGCCCCGACTGGCGACTGCCCACACCGGACCGCTGCTGTCACTGGAGACCCGCCTGCTAGAGCGCACAGCGGACATCGAGGCCTGGTTCCGTCGTCAATGGGTGGAGACGCCTCCGCCGTTCTATTCCTCGGTGGACCTGCGCAATGCCGGCTACAAGTTGGCGCCGGTGGATACCAATCTGTTTCCGGGTGGCTTCAACAACCTCAATGCGACCTTCGAACCACTCTGTGTGCAGGCCCTGAAGACCGCCCTGTTGCGCGTTTGCCCCAGCGCCCAGGGCCTGATTCTGGTGCCGGAGAACCACACCCGAAACAAGTTCTACATGGAGAACGTGGCAACCCTGTTCAGCCTGATCCAGAAGGCGGGCTACCGGGTTCATCTCGGCTCGCTGCTGCCGGACCTCAGCGAGCCGCGCGAGATCACGCTGGAACTGTCCGGGCGCAAGCTGCTGCTGGAACCGCTGGTGCGCGACGGCGACCAGGTCCGGGTGGGCGACTTCACCCCCTGCGCGGTACTGCTGAACAACGATCTCTCGGCGGGCGTACCGCCGATCCTGCAGAACCTGCGGCAGGACGTCCTGCCGCCGGTCGGTCTCGGCTGGCATGCGCGCAAGAAGTCACAGCATTTCGGCTTCTACCGCGAAACCGCCCGCGAGCTGGCGGCCGTGCTCGACATCGACCCGTGGTTGATCGACCCGATGTTCCGCAATTGTGGGCAGATCAACTTCATGAAACGTGAAGGCGAGGAATGTCTGGTCAGCAACGTCGAGCTGATGCTCAACGACCTCCGTGCCAAGTACCGTGAATACGAGATTCCGCATGAGCCCTTCGTCATCATCAAGTCCGATGCCGGCACCTACGGCATGGGCGTAATGACCGCGCGGTCGGCCGACGATGTGCGGGAGATGAACCGCCGTGCGCGCTCGCACATGGCGAGCGCCAAGGACGGCAGCGATGTCACCGGTGCCATCATCCAGGAGGGGGTTCCGACCTTCGAGCGGGTCGGCGCCGAGCAGGCCGCAGCCGAACCGGTGGTCTACATGATCGACCAGTTCGTCGTCGGCGGTTTCTACCGCCTCAACAGTCAGCGCGGCAATGACGAGAACCTCAACGCGCCGGGCATGCGCTTCGAACAGCTGGCCTTCGACGAGTGCTGCGGCCACCCGGATCTTGCGGCAGCGCCGGACGCCCAGCCCAACCGCTTCTATGCCTATGGCGTGATCGCCCGCCTCGCCGCTCTGGCAGCGGCGCGCGAGGTGACGGCGGTGACCTCGATGTCCGCCACGGCTGCAGCGGCCTGA
- a CDS encoding chemotaxis protein CheW has protein sequence MTAELRAWREDPFELLLRLDGQVRSARLDVAAGQAEDWTGLGFRLGSDWLLVPRDEVREVVPPPARTRIPNARAWVLGVANVRGGLLTLVDLQQVLGGPPATAGRAQRVLVLNAERLPVGFVVDEVAGYRQFLPQDQVRLSAADNEALQPLELGGFRRDDRLWRVISLHKLVRTDTFRQAGW, from the coding sequence ATGACCGCTGAACTCAGAGCGTGGCGTGAGGATCCCTTCGAGCTGTTGCTGCGGCTCGACGGCCAGGTGCGCTCGGCGCGCCTTGATGTTGCCGCCGGGCAGGCTGAAGACTGGACCGGCCTCGGGTTCCGCCTCGGTAGCGACTGGTTGCTGGTGCCGCGCGACGAAGTCCGCGAAGTGGTGCCGCCACCGGCGCGTACCCGAATCCCCAATGCCCGCGCCTGGGTGCTCGGTGTCGCCAACGTCCGTGGGGGGCTGTTGACGCTGGTTGATCTGCAACAGGTACTCGGTGGCCCCCCCGCGACAGCGGGTCGTGCTCAACGTGTGCTGGTGCTGAACGCCGAGCGTTTGCCGGTGGGCTTTGTGGTGGACGAGGTAGCCGGTTATCGCCAGTTCCTGCCGCAGGATCAGGTGAGACTGTCTGCCGCCGACAACGAAGCCCTGCAGCCCCTGGAGCTCGGCGGGTTCCGCCGCGATGACCGGCTCTGGCGCGTGATCAGTCTGCACAAGTTGGTGCGGACCGACACCTTCCGTCAGGCCGGCTGGTGA
- a CDS encoding response regulator, with product MVVDDSQTIRRTAETLLTREGFTVVTAQDGFEALARIADAPPDLIFIDIMMPRLDGYQACALIKGNPRYAKTPVIMLSSKDGIFDRARGRIVGSDEYLTKPFTRDELIGAVRAHVDG from the coding sequence ATGGTGGTTGACGACAGCCAGACCATCCGCCGCACCGCAGAGACCCTGCTCACGCGCGAAGGCTTTACGGTGGTCACCGCCCAGGATGGTTTCGAAGCCTTGGCCCGGATTGCCGATGCGCCGCCGGACCTGATCTTCATCGATATCATGATGCCGCGTCTCGACGGCTACCAGGCTTGTGCGCTGATCAAGGGCAACCCCCGCTACGCCAAGACCCCGGTGATCATGCTGTCGTCCAAGGACGGCATTTTTGATCGCGCCCGCGGCCGCATCGTCGGCTCCGACGAATACCTCACCAAGCCGTTCACGCGCGACGAGCTGATCGGCGCCGTGCGGGCCCATGTCGACGGTTGA